A segment of the Bacteriovorax sp. BAL6_X genome:
TCTGAAAGAAGCTCTAAAAGTATATCTCTTGAGACATAGTCATTAACTGATTCACATATAGCAATTGCCTCTCGGAGTAATTTACTATTTTCAACTTCATATTGAAGTTCGTCTGATATTAACTGCTTCACATCGCGACTTGGCTTATACGGAAGGCGAGTCCCTAGTTCTGGTAGCCCTTCTAGAAAAATAATTCTTTCAATTAGCTTTGTTGCATGGATTGTTTCATCATCTTTTTCATGATCAATACGCTCAAAAAGCTTAGTTAGGCCCATATCTTGGAAAAGGCGTGAGTGAAGGAAGTAGAGATCGATGGCCGATAGCTCTTGCGTTAGTAACTTATTAAAAATATTGATAACATCTTGATTTCCCTTCATTTTTTCTCCTTTCATAAAGCATACATGAAAGGTGACTTTTTTTAAATACAATAATAGTTGATTAAGATGCTAAAGTTATTCTTAATAATATCCGATAAAAACACTACGTAATTTGGACGTAGGAGGAATTATGAAAAAGTTAATGGCCATGGCCGTATTAGGGCTAACGCTCGTTTCTTGTGGGTCATCCCCCCAGCGAGATATTGCCTCAGTTGATGGTGCTTGTTCACTGCAAAAGCATCCAGCAAAGAATCATTATCGTATCTTGATTAATGAGAAACCTCATAGCCAGTATTGGTATACAAAAGGTGATGCATTGAAAATTCAAGATTCATTCTCAAAAAAAGGAATGTGCGCTAACTAGAATAAATTATAATGGGAGAGAAATAAAAAAGGCCCGCGAATGCGGGCCTTCTTTTTATATAAACTAGTTATACTATTTGATAGCTTCTCTAATTTTAGAAGATAGCCAGTCCATTATCCATACAATCGCAGCAATTACGATTACTAGAAGACCAACTTCATTCCACTTTGCCAGACCTTGGTACTGCATTAGCATAGTACCAATACCACCTCCACCAACTAGACCAATAACTGTGGCCATACGAACGTTGATGTCCCAACGATAGATTGAGAAAGATAGGTATGGAAGAACGATTTGAGGAACAACACCAAACCAAATTACTTGGATAGGGTGAGCACCTGTTGCCATCATTGCTTCGATTGGTCCGTTTGAAACGTTTTCAATTTGCTCAGAGTATAGCTTTGATAGTGAAGATACTGAGTGAAGGCAAAGTGCCATCATACCTGCGAAAGGCCCGATTCCAACCCATACTGAGAAGATAATCGCCCATACTAGTGGCTCAATTGAACGCGAAACGTTTAAGAAGAATCTTACGACAGAGTAAACTGTCATTGTAAGTCGAGACCCATTCATAAGGTTTCTTGCTGCAAAGAATGCTAGAACAAATGCAATTGGAAGTGCAACTGCTGTCGCAATAAATGCCATGTAGATCGTTTCAATTGCTGCAAAAAGAGCTTCTTCAAAAATTGCAAAGTTTGGTGTTAGAAGCGCTGAAAAAATTCTCTTTGCACCAGTCATTCCTGATTCAGAAAGGAACTCATAAATTGAAATTTGTGAAACATAAATACTAGCAATAAATGTTAGTACTACAGTTGCAATAAGAACGAATGAGAACGGCTCTTTCATAAATAGAGTATTCTCATCTCTTTTCATTATTCCTGTAAGGCCACGTCCAAGAGACATTTTAGTTGTGTAAAGAGCTGCTGCTACTACAAAACCTGCTCCAAGAGCAATAAGTGGCTGGTTCCAAGTAAAATCAGGGTAGCGTAGACCAAGAATTAGTCTCTCCCATACGATCTTCCATGAAACAAGAATCATGTATGACCAAAGAAGAAAATCAATTAAGAAAGAAAAGAAATTCATCTTAACTTTATATGATGTGTACTCTTCTCTTGGTTTTGGTAAGTTATTAACTTGCGTATCTGCCGTTTGAGTCGTCGTTGTCATTATTTAATCCTATATCCAAAAAACTTAGTTAATTGTTACTTCTACAGCGTCTTCACCGTAGATTGTCTGGAACCATTCTTCGTTAATATCAAGTGGTTGACCTTCATAAATTAGCTTTCCACCTTTTAGAGCAACTACGCGTGAAGCGTATTCTCTAACAAGTGATAAGAAGTGAAGGTTACAGATAACAGTAACACCAAGTTCTTCGTTAACTTTCTTAAGGTATTGCATTACTGAGTGAGAAGTTGCAGGGTCAAGTGACGCTACAGGCTCATCGGCAAGAAGTACCTTAGGGTTTTGCATAAGAGCGCGAGCAATAGCAACACGTTGCTGTTGACCACCTGAAAGGTTGTCCGCACGTACGTTTTCTTTACCTTCAAGACCAACGATTTTGATGTATTCCATTGCTTTTTTCTTATCTTCTTCAGAGTAGATACCAAGTACTGACTTGATAACACCTGTTCTTGCAAGTGTTCCAGAAAGAACGTTTGTCATAACAGTTCTTCTTGGGATTAAGTTAAAGTGTTGGAAGATCATACCGATGTGTGAGCGAGCACTTCTCATTGCTGCACCCTTTAGTTTCGTGATGTCTTTTCCTTCGAAGATGATCTCACCACTTGTTACATCGTGAAGGCGGTTCATACATCTAAGCATTGTCGACTTACCTGAACCAGACAGACCGATAATAACAAGGAACTCACCCTTGTTAACGTTAAAGCTAACGTTGTTTAGAGCGTGGCATCCGTTAGGATAAACTTTGTTAACATTTTTAACTTCTAGAATCATTTCATTCTCTCTTTATTTTAAATAAAACCTATTTCTTGTTTAGTTGTTCTTCAAGATTGATATTTAATGTTTTAATTACGTTTCTTAGTCCATCGTAATCTGCATCAGTTGTATCAACTAGGCCACCGACACTGTAAATATTTTCGAATACATCTTTACCTTCTGGAGTAGAGATATATTTCTTAACGGCCGCAATAAATTTTTCAGTTACTTCTGCAGGAAGCTCTTTTCTAAATACGAATGGGTCGTTTGGAATTTTTTCTGTGATTTGAACGATTTTTACTTTTTCTTCGACATCTGGGAATTGAGTTTTTACACGAGAGCGTGCATCACGGATCGTTCCGTCTGAAGATGGAGCAGAGTAGTAAGTTGCACCAGCATCTACTTGTCTTTGGTATACCATCGTTACAACGTTATCATGCTTAATAGCAAAAGTTGTATTACCTGGTTTAACTTCATTTTCCATCATGATTTTAAGTGGAAACATATAACCTGATGTTGATGAAGGATCTGTGTAAGCGAACTTCTTTCCTTCTAGGTCTTTGATTGAGTTAATTCCGCTATCTACGTGAGCGATGATTTGCCCTTGGTAGTAGTCATGTCCATAACGAAGAACTTTTAGTTTAGCACTTGCTCCATACTTCTCATTTGCCATTAGGTAACCAAAAGAGTTCATAACTGCAATGTCAGCTCTTTTTGAACCAAATGATTCAACTACTGAAATGTAGTTTGTCGGGATACCTGTTTTGAAAAATAGGCCAGTCTCTTTTTCTAAGAATTTGATAAAGTGAACTGAGTTAGATGCAATTGTGTCTGCATCGACTGAAGGTGTGAAGTATAGTTTTACAGGATTGTCTTTACTTCCTAATTTCATATCTCTCTTACAAGAGATTCCTGTTGTTATTGCTAGTACTAAGCTCATTACCGCAACAATAGTGTGTTTCATTGGTTGTTCTCCTCGTATATTGAACCCTAATATATATAGAAACCTAAAAAAATCTAACATTTTGAAATTACGCTCTTTTAGCATGAATAAGACAGTTTTTTAATGTCAACCTAATCACAATTATAATTATCTTTAAAAACTGAATAATTTCAGTAATTTAGTAAAGGTAGTTTTTATAATATTTAATCTTTGTTTAATTTGATCAAGGTTATAATTGAAGCATGGCGTTAAATATCAAAAAACTCGAAATTCCTGTGCGTCCAACTGATCGATTAAGCTCAGATCAGACTCGCGTCAAAAGGTTACACAAGGGATGTGATGGCTCAAGAAATTTTGATGAGAGCGATAATGATAGCAAGCGTATGTCATTAATAAAAAGCTTCCTTGAAGAGCTGTATGAACGCAAATACTCTGTGAAAAAGAAACTCAAGGACAAGAAAGAAAAGGTAAATGAGGCCATTAGAAGATTAGATATTCTCTAGTTATTTCTGTGGCCCTATAATCCGGAGGTTGGACAAAAATCAAGATGGTTTGGCCTTAGTAAAGTTGTTTTCTTTAGGGCCTGGTGGGCCAATTTTCCAAGTTTTGATTCTGTAAAAATCACTCTTTTAAGTTCTCTGGGAGATTCTAATAAAATTATTTCTTCATTCATGAGAATCTGTAATCGTTGCATAAGTATTAATGCTAGATCCTTATGGTAAGGATCAAGGCTTGGATAGAGCTTAATAAG
Coding sequences within it:
- the phnE gene encoding phosphonate ABC transporter, permease protein PhnE, which codes for MTTTTQTADTQVNNLPKPREEYTSYKVKMNFFSFLIDFLLWSYMILVSWKIVWERLILGLRYPDFTWNQPLIALGAGFVVAAALYTTKMSLGRGLTGIMKRDENTLFMKEPFSFVLIATVVLTFIASIYVSQISIYEFLSESGMTGAKRIFSALLTPNFAIFEEALFAAIETIYMAFIATAVALPIAFVLAFFAARNLMNGSRLTMTVYSVVRFFLNVSRSIEPLVWAIIFSVWVGIGPFAGMMALCLHSVSSLSKLYSEQIENVSNGPIEAMMATGAHPIQVIWFGVVPQIVLPYLSFSIYRWDINVRMATVIGLVGGGGIGTMLMQYQGLAKWNEVGLLVIVIAAIVWIMDWLSSKIREAIK
- the phnC gene encoding phosphonate ABC transporter ATP-binding protein, with the translated sequence MILEVKNVNKVYPNGCHALNNVSFNVNKGEFLVIIGLSGSGKSTMLRCMNRLHDVTSGEIIFEGKDITKLKGAAMRSARSHIGMIFQHFNLIPRRTVMTNVLSGTLARTGVIKSVLGIYSEEDKKKAMEYIKIVGLEGKENVRADNLSGGQQQRVAIARALMQNPKVLLADEPVASLDPATSHSVMQYLKKVNEELGVTVICNLHFLSLVREYASRVVALKGGKLIYEGQPLDINEEWFQTIYGEDAVEVTIN
- a CDS encoding phosphate/phosphite/phosphonate ABC transporter substrate-binding protein, which gives rise to MKHTIVAVMSLVLAITTGISCKRDMKLGSKDNPVKLYFTPSVDADTIASNSVHFIKFLEKETGLFFKTGIPTNYISVVESFGSKRADIAVMNSFGYLMANEKYGASAKLKVLRYGHDYYQGQIIAHVDSGINSIKDLEGKKFAYTDPSSTSGYMFPLKIMMENEVKPGNTTFAIKHDNVVTMVYQRQVDAGATYYSAPSSDGTIRDARSRVKTQFPDVEEKVKIVQITEKIPNDPFVFRKELPAEVTEKFIAAVKKYISTPEGKDVFENIYSVGGLVDTTDADYDGLRNVIKTLNINLEEQLNKK
- the bfr gene encoding bacterioferritin, which translates into the protein MKGNQDVINIFNKLLTQELSAIDLYFLHSRLFQDMGLTKLFERIDHEKDDETIHATKLIERIIFLEGLPELGTRLPYKPSRDVKQLISDELQYEVENSKLLREAIAICESVNDYVSRDILLELLSDTENDHIDWLETQLSLIDKIGLQNYLQTASESV